One genomic window of Salvia miltiorrhiza cultivar Shanhuang (shh) chromosome 4, IMPLAD_Smil_shh, whole genome shotgun sequence includes the following:
- the LOC131022461 gene encoding branched-chain-amino-acid aminotransferase-like protein 1, with protein sequence MVRNTGEVEVIHLWSSPRSVSTSLMYSFAQRDDTEVLDEPLYANYLRVTGDQRPYREEFLSKSESDGNKVIREIIFAPGEKTYRFCKHIAGQFLPGLTSDLMKRGKHCILIRNPLDVLTSYSKVSPPSFAVLGYDSLVSIYNELHDQGKLPPVIDSDLLREDPEATLRHLCGDLGIPFQTSMLKWEPGPKPFDGMWAPYWYKNTHKSTGFERPKKYPSPFPSSSYNLLEQTLPFYNLLRGYVRGSSNCAQPALPVSTNEKLLVWVGDQIMPRESAKVSVFDSIVQGGDGVWEGLRVYNGKIFKLEEHLDRLFDSAKALAFSNVPTREQVKEAIFKTLIRNEMFSDVHVRLTLTRGKKVTSGMSPAFNQYGCTLIVLAEWKPPVYDNAKGIILVTATTRRNSPNNLDSKIHHNNLLNNILAKIEGNNADADDAIMLDKDGYVSETNATNIFLVKKGCVATPFSDYCLPGVTRATVMDLAVKENLVLVERRISLSEFHTADEVFTTGTMGELSPVLKIDGRTIGEGTVGTVTRTLQNAYTQLCLESGVPIPTNPHA encoded by the exons ATGGTGAGGAACACAGGTGAAGTAGAGGTGATACACTTGTGGTCCTCGCCGCGGTCCGTCAGCACAAGCCTTATGTATTCTTTTGCTCAG AGAGATGACACAGAAGTTCTTGACGAACCCCTATATGCGAACTATTTGCGAGTAACAGGAGATCAAAGGCCTTATAGAGAAGAATTCCTGTCAAAATCG GAATCAGATGGAAATAAGGTTATACGGGAAATCATTTTTGCTCCTGGAGAGAAGACATATAGGTTCTGTAAG CATATAGCTGGTCAATTTCTGCCAGGCCTTACATCGGACCTAATGAAGAGAGGAAAACACTGCATACTGATAAGAAATCCCCTTGACGTGTTG ACATCCTACAGCAAGGTTTCTCCCCCATCATTCGCTGTGCTGGGGTATGACAGCTTGGTCTCCATTTACAACGAGCTTCATGATCAAGGAAAATTGCCTCCTGTCATTGATTCAGATTTGCTGCGAGAAGATCCTGAG GCTACATTGCGTCATCTGTGTGGTGATCTTGGTATTCCATTTCAAACTTCTATGCTCAA ATGGGAACCTGGACCAAAACCATTTGATGGCATGTGGGCCCCCTATTGGTATAAGAATACACACAAGTCAACAGGTTTTGAACGGCCAAAAAAGTATCCCTCT CCATTTCCATCGTCTTCGTACAACTTGCTGGAGCAAACTTTACCTTTCTACAACTTGCTTAGGGGCTATGTGAGGGGATCATCAAACTGTGCCCAACCTGCTCTCCCTGTTTCTACCAATGAGAAGTTGCTTGTTTGGGTTGGTGATCAGATTATGCCTCGTGAAAGTGCAAAA GTTTCAGTATTTGACTCAATTGTCCAAGGTGGAGATGGAGTTTGGGAGGGTCTTCGAGTTTATAATGGCAAGATATTCAAATTGGAGGAGCATTTAGACAG GTTGTTTGATTCTGCAAAAGCTCTAGCTTTTAGCAACGTACCAACTCGTGAGCAG GTGAAGGAAGCAATTTTCAAAACTCTGATAAGAAATGAAATGTTTAGTGATGTGCATGTCAGATTGACTCTGACTCGTGGAAAGAAG GTCACTTCTGGAATGAGCCCAGCATTCAACCAGTATGGATGTACTTTAATTG TGCTTGCTGAATGGAAACCACCAGTATATGACAATGCAAAGGGTATAATTTTGGTGACGGCTACCACACGCCGTAATTCACCCAAT aATTTGGATTCGAAAATTCACCACAACAATCTGCTTAACAATATTCTTGCCAAG ATAGAAGGGAATAATGCGGACGCTGATGATGCCATCATGCTTGATAAAGATGGATATGTATCAGAAACAAATGCAACAAACATT TTTTTGGTGAAGAAAGGTTGTGTAGCTACTCCCTTCAGTGATTATTGTCTTCCTGGTGTAACTCGTGCTACT GTCATGGACCTTGCGGTGAAGGAAAACTTAGTTTTGGTCGAGCGACGTATCAGTTTATCAGAGTTCCATACAGCAGATGAG GTGTTTACAACAGGAACCATGGGAGAGCTCAGTCCA GTCCTCAAAATTGATGGACGTACAATTGGCGAAGGTACAGTGGGGACCGTGACACGAACGTTGCAAAATGCTTATACACAGTTGTGCTTAGAGTCAGGAGTGCCTATACCCACTAATCCTCATGCTTGA
- the LOC131022462 gene encoding uncharacterized protein LOC131022462, producing the protein MSTTTQGSNEVSRGGRLNKTDKTRRSWTTREEEVLLAALKELVAQGWKSDNGFRPGYLTKLEEAMRKAFPTTDLKGMPHINSKTTTWKKNYYSLCEMLKNSGVGFNVAGTHMIDCTDEQWEGIVQKDNNARFMRYKSWPYLDAWKEIFGKDRANGDMAEDMMEATHDMYRDIDLSQPHGDGDYHVNLDDIFENANEDECASQVKQSEVVTPVVIKKKRKTADGFSVMCAALTDISKDTGKRLDTISTRVGHDVDVSRARKEVFAQLSAIPGLSQKAKFEISDLLAKEAERLDIFTSIPDEKKPDYVRYLLEEKYKL; encoded by the exons ATGAGTACAACGACACAGG GAAGCAACGAGGTTTCTCGTGGTGGGCGTCTTAACAAAACTGATAAGACACGCCGCAGCTGGACCACACGAGAGGAAGAGGTCCTCTTGGCTGCACTGAAGGAATTAGTGGCTCAAGGGTGGAAATCCGACAATGGATTTCGCCCGGGATATTTGACGAAGCTCGAGGAAGCTATGAGGAAGGCATTTCCTACGACGGACTTGAAGGGTATGCCACACATCAATTCGAAAACGACAACTTGGAAGAAAAATTATTACTCTCTTTGTGAGATGCTTAAGAATAGTGGTGTGGGATTCAACGTAGCCGGAACACATATGATAGATTGTACTGACGAGCAGTGGGAAGGTATTGTGCAG AAAGATAACAACGCGCGCTTCATGCGCTACAAAAGCTGGCCTTATCTTGACGCATGGAAAGAAATTTTCGGCAAGGATCGAGCCAATGGTGATATGGCCGAAGACATGATGGAAGCAACTCACGATATGTACCGTGATATCGACCTAAGTCAGCCACACGGTGACGGTGACTATCATGTCAACTTGGATGATATATTTGAGAATGCTAATGAAGATGAATGCGCGAGTCAGGTAAAGCAATCGGAGGTCGTAACCCCTGTTGTGATTAAGAAGAAGCGGAAGACCGCTGATGGTTTCAGTGTTATGTGTGCTGCGCTGACTGATATAAGTAAGGATACAGGTAAGAGGTTGGACACAATATCAACCAGAGTTGGCCATGACGTCGACGTCTCGCGAGCAAGAAAGGAGGTGTTTGCTCAACTTAGTGCTATCCCTGGTTTGTCACAGAAGGCAAAATTTGAAATCAGTGACTTGCTCGCGAAGGAGGCGGAGCGTTTGGATATTTTCACATCAATTCCCGACGAGAAGAAGCCTGACTATGTCAGGTACTTGCTCGAAGAAAAGTATAAACTATGA
- the LOC131022463 gene encoding uncharacterized protein LOC131022463 encodes MFLSVLAHHKKNRVVGFDFWRSGQTISHYVHAVLGAVLRLHETFLAKPEAVRDDCTDARWQWFKGFLGALDGTYVNVLVSNTDKPRYRTRKCEISTNILAVCDRNLQFVYALSGWESSASDSRILRDALNRPHGLKVPMGNYYLADNGYANCEGFLTPFKGVRYHLKEWGPLAARPQNKEELFNLRHSKARNVIERTFGILKMRWGILRSNTFYPINI; translated from the exons ATGTTTCTCTCGGTTCTAGCCCACCACAAAAAGAATAGAGTAGTAGGCTTTGATTTTTGGCGGTCAGGACAAACAATATCACATTACGTGCACGCGGTATTGGGTGCTGTTCTGCGTTTACACGAGACATTTTTAGCAAAACCCGAAGCTGTTAGAGATGATTGCACAGACGCAAGGTGGCAATGGTTCAAG gGTTTTTTAGGAGCTTTGGATGGCACATACGTGAATGTTTTGGTTAGCAATACGGACAAGCCGAGATACAGGACAAGGAAATGtgaaatctccacaaatatTTTAGCCGTTTGTGATAGGAACTTGCAATTTGTTTATGCTTTGTCTGGATGGGAAAGCTCAGCGTCAGATAGTAGGATCTTACGAGATGCTTTAAACAGGCCCCACGGCTTGAAAGTGCCCATGG GGAATTATTATTTGGCAGACAATGGTTACGCAAATTGCGAGGGATTTCTTACCCCGTTCAAGGGAGTTCGATACCACTTGAAGGAGTGGGGACCCTTGGCTGCCCGTCCACAAAATAAGGAGGAGCTCTTTAATCTTAGGCATAGCAAGGCACGGAATGTAATCGAAAGGACTTTCGGAATACTTAAGATGCGATGGGGAATTCTCAGATCTAATACGTTCTATCCTATAAACATCTAA